A genomic window from Streptomyces sp. NBC_01429 includes:
- a CDS encoding carbohydrate ABC transporter permease has product MSAAEMKAADPPVAVAPVPEGAGGPRSPRPDRSPPTRPRRKAGALLPYLLIAPAFVAIAAVFVWPLVKTVIMSFQDVGRRELWSGQAAPWVGFDQFTNILGDGEFWAVVLRTVVFMVVCVVATMAAGLGISMLMQRMDTWVRLLLTAALVAAWSMPLLVATSIFRWFADSDYGVLNMVLTKYLGMDAQGHNWFLDPKQGFVIIGAVVVWGAIPFVAVTLYAALTQVPKELEEAAALDGAGVTGIFRYVTWPVIKPVFQMVGTLSVLWDFNVFGQVFLIRGNKPEPEYSLLGIYSFEKAFESNSFSQGAAISLITVLLLSGVAVYYLRQLLKIGEVE; this is encoded by the coding sequence GTGAGTGCCGCCGAGATGAAAGCAGCCGACCCGCCGGTAGCCGTCGCGCCGGTTCCCGAAGGGGCCGGCGGCCCCCGGTCTCCCCGGCCGGACCGGTCGCCGCCGACGCGCCCGCGGCGCAAGGCCGGGGCGCTGCTGCCCTACCTGCTGATAGCCCCCGCGTTCGTCGCGATCGCCGCCGTCTTCGTCTGGCCGCTCGTGAAGACCGTCATCATGTCCTTCCAGGACGTCGGCAGACGGGAGCTGTGGAGCGGGCAGGCCGCCCCCTGGGTGGGCTTCGACCAGTTCACCAACATCCTCGGCGACGGCGAGTTCTGGGCCGTGGTCCTGCGGACCGTCGTCTTCATGGTCGTCTGTGTGGTCGCCACCATGGCCGCCGGTCTCGGCATCTCCATGCTGATGCAGCGCATGGACACCTGGGTACGGCTGCTGCTCACCGCCGCGCTCGTCGCCGCCTGGTCGATGCCGCTGCTGGTCGCGACCTCCATCTTCCGCTGGTTCGCCGACTCCGACTACGGCGTCCTGAACATGGTGCTGACCAAGTACCTCGGAATGGACGCCCAGGGCCACAACTGGTTCCTCGACCCCAAGCAGGGCTTCGTCATCATCGGAGCCGTCGTCGTCTGGGGCGCCATCCCCTTCGTCGCCGTCACCCTCTACGCGGCCCTCACCCAGGTCCCCAAGGAACTGGAGGAGGCCGCGGCCCTCGACGGCGCGGGCGTCACCGGGATCTTCCGGTACGTGACCTGGCCGGTCATCAAGCCGGTCTTCCAGATGGTGGGCACCCTGTCCGTACTCTGGGACTTCAATGTCTTCGGCCAGGTCTTCCTGATCCGCGGCAACAAGCCGGAGCCCGAGTACTCGCTCCTCGGCATCTACTCGTTCGAGAAGGCATTCGAGTCCAACTCGTTCAGCCAGGGCGCGGCCATCTCCCTCATCACCGTCCTGCTGCTCTCCGGCGTCGCCGTGTACTACCTGCGCCAGCTGCTCAAGATCGGAGAGGTCGAATGA
- a CDS encoding sugar ABC transporter substrate-binding protein, whose protein sequence is MKRKLIAAVGVAGMMFSVAACGSDDSSASKDPKDRKETLTVWLMSDAQSTWPELVKDVNAQFKEKYPNVKVNVNYQQWADKAKKLDAALSGDKFPDVVELGNTETMTYILNGALGEIDPKKYENSDTWIKGLKDTCSFEGKQYCVPYYAGARVAIYNKDMFKAGTGSDELPATEADLTKALDKIQAKNGKDKAFSPLYLPGRYWYAAMSYVAAYGGQIAEYDEGAKEWKSTLSTPEAQKGIQHFVDLVKKYNHGDKTKDEADHANVMANEKTALLYGNGWESGSVIDPAQNGNPKLKDKIGIAGMPGPDGKALPSFIGGSDLATISKSKVQDLGEEWIAAFTSGKSQEVLASKDILPNNTKQLEPLKANPDTAPIANAVPDAWFTPIAPGWTAIEKKETLEVMLLDIIKGKSVADATKAADAEINKMINEDS, encoded by the coding sequence GTGAAGCGCAAGCTCATCGCGGCGGTCGGCGTCGCGGGCATGATGTTCAGCGTAGCGGCGTGCGGATCGGACGACAGCTCGGCGTCCAAGGATCCCAAGGACCGTAAGGAGACGCTGACCGTCTGGCTGATGTCCGACGCGCAGAGCACCTGGCCGGAACTGGTCAAGGACGTCAACGCGCAGTTCAAGGAGAAGTACCCGAACGTCAAGGTCAACGTCAACTACCAGCAGTGGGCGGACAAGGCCAAGAAGCTCGACGCGGCGCTCTCCGGCGACAAGTTCCCCGACGTCGTCGAGCTGGGCAACACCGAGACCATGACGTACATCCTCAACGGCGCTCTCGGTGAGATCGACCCGAAGAAGTACGAGAACTCGGACACCTGGATCAAGGGCCTGAAGGACACCTGCTCCTTCGAGGGCAAGCAGTACTGCGTGCCCTACTACGCCGGCGCGCGCGTGGCGATCTACAACAAGGACATGTTCAAGGCCGGTACGGGCTCCGACGAACTGCCCGCCACCGAGGCCGACCTGACCAAGGCGCTCGACAAGATCCAGGCGAAGAACGGCAAGGACAAGGCGTTCTCGCCGCTCTACCTCCCGGGCCGCTACTGGTACGCCGCCATGTCGTACGTGGCCGCGTACGGCGGGCAGATAGCCGAGTACGACGAGGGCGCCAAGGAGTGGAAGTCCACCCTCTCCACCCCGGAGGCCCAGAAGGGCATCCAGCACTTCGTCGACCTGGTGAAGAAGTACAACCACGGTGACAAGACCAAGGACGAGGCGGACCACGCCAACGTCATGGCCAACGAGAAGACCGCGCTCCTCTACGGCAACGGCTGGGAGTCGGGCAGCGTCATCGACCCGGCCCAGAACGGCAATCCGAAGCTGAAGGACAAGATCGGCATCGCCGGTATGCCCGGCCCCGACGGCAAGGCCCTGCCGTCCTTCATCGGCGGCTCCGACCTCGCCACCATCTCCAAGTCGAAGGTCCAGGACCTCGGCGAGGAGTGGATCGCCGCCTTCACCAGCGGCAAGTCGCAGGAGGTGCTCGCCTCCAAGGACATCCTGCCGAACAACACCAAGCAGCTGGAGCCGCTGAAGGCCAACCCGGACACGGCGCCGATCGCCAACGCCGTTCCCGACGCGTGGTTCACCCCGATCGCCCCGGGCTGGACCGCCATCGAGAAGAAGGAAACCCTTGAGGTGATGCTGCTCGACATCATCAAGGGCAAGTCGGTGGCCGACGCCACGAAGGCGGCCGACGCGGAGATCAACAAGATGATCAACGAAGACTCCTGA
- a CDS encoding carbohydrate ABC transporter permease, giving the protein MSASTPQTLRPDRKKNRLVYNVLGLGVFVVMAFPVYWLLISSLRPNVEIRSYDQTLWPSSFTLDNFQRAMNQPNFGTAIQSSLIICGVAVLGGMLLATIAAFAIGRFRFRGRKFFMIVLLVVQLLPPTAMLIPIYIQLNDLGGLNEYWGVIVIYLVSTLPFATWMIRGFVINIPQELEESAMVDGCGRMGAFWRVTFPLLAPGLAAAAIFSLITAWNEYLLAYVLLQDNDKYTLNVWLMNFTTSRGVDYGALMAASTLIAIPVVAFFLLVQKYMATGLTSGAVKG; this is encoded by the coding sequence ATGAGCGCCTCCACCCCGCAGACCCTCCGCCCGGACCGCAAGAAGAACCGGCTCGTCTACAACGTCCTGGGCCTGGGCGTGTTCGTCGTCATGGCCTTCCCGGTCTACTGGCTGCTCATCAGCTCGCTGCGGCCCAACGTCGAGATCCGCAGCTACGACCAGACCCTGTGGCCCTCCTCGTTCACGCTCGACAACTTCCAGCGGGCCATGAACCAGCCGAACTTCGGCACGGCCATCCAGTCCAGCCTGATCATCTGCGGCGTCGCCGTACTCGGCGGGATGCTGCTGGCCACCATCGCCGCCTTCGCCATCGGCCGGTTCCGCTTCCGGGGCCGCAAGTTCTTCATGATCGTGCTGCTGGTCGTGCAGCTGCTGCCGCCGACCGCGATGCTCATCCCCATCTACATCCAGCTCAACGACCTGGGCGGGCTGAACGAGTACTGGGGCGTCATCGTCATCTATCTGGTGTCGACGCTGCCCTTCGCGACCTGGATGATCCGCGGCTTCGTCATCAACATCCCGCAGGAGCTGGAGGAGTCCGCGATGGTGGACGGCTGCGGCAGGATGGGCGCCTTCTGGCGGGTCACCTTCCCGCTGCTCGCCCCGGGGCTGGCCGCAGCGGCGATCTTCTCGCTGATCACGGCGTGGAACGAGTACCTGCTCGCCTATGTACTCCTCCAGGACAACGACAAATACACGCTGAACGTGTGGCTGATGAACTTCACCACCTCGCGCGGCGTCGACTACGGAGCCCTGATGGCCGCCTCCACCCTGATCGCCATACCGGTGGTGGCCTTCTTCCTCCTGGTACAGAAGTACATGGCGACCGGTCTCACCTCCGGCGCAGTGAAGGGTTAG